One Streptomyces coeruleorubidus DNA segment encodes these proteins:
- a CDS encoding phosphatase PAP2 family protein, translating to MTDPTTTDEGALRPLPKNGKPSGGPGRLLGAVMGDLRAVDGALYAAVAATPTPTLDRTLRHLSHAADHSKISFGIAAALALGGKRPRKAALAGVGAIAVASASANLLGKRLVRRARPDREAARVTVDRHVPMPTSASFPSGHTASAVAFATAVSVVLPPAAVPLGALAGAVGYSRIHTGVHYPGDVAAGAVLGIASAAAALAVAAAPHTATPREWTRLLRRAV from the coding sequence ATGACCGATCCGACGACCACAGACGAAGGCGCCCTTCGTCCGCTCCCGAAGAACGGGAAGCCCTCGGGCGGACCCGGCCGGCTCCTGGGCGCCGTCATGGGCGATCTCAGGGCCGTGGACGGCGCCCTGTACGCGGCGGTGGCCGCCACTCCCACGCCCACGCTCGACCGGACGCTGCGCCATCTGTCGCACGCGGCCGACCACTCCAAGATCTCGTTCGGCATCGCCGCGGCCCTGGCGCTCGGCGGGAAGCGGCCGCGCAAGGCCGCGCTCGCCGGCGTCGGGGCGATCGCCGTGGCCTCGGCCTCCGCCAATCTGCTCGGCAAGCGCCTGGTGCGCCGGGCCCGGCCGGACCGGGAGGCGGCCCGGGTGACGGTGGACCGGCACGTTCCGATGCCGACGTCGGCCTCGTTCCCGTCCGGGCACACGGCGTCGGCGGTCGCGTTCGCCACCGCCGTCAGTGTGGTGCTGCCCCCGGCGGCAGTACCCCTCGGGGCCCTGGCGGGCGCCGTCGGCTACTCGCGCATCCACACGGGGGTGCACTACCCGGGCGACGTGGCCGCGGGCGCGGTCCTCGGCATCGCGAGCGCCGCCGCCGCACTGGCCGTGGCGGCGGCACCGCACACGGCCACGCCGCGGGAGTGGACGCGGCTGTTGCGCCGCGCCGTATGA
- a CDS encoding universal stress protein: MKVSHGRHGTVLVGIDDTPHTWLAADWAATEARLRGAALRVLHAVGPGTEEDEETGRRLREAAAGLLEHARARTTTSHPGLRVDTVLARDHPAEALLDASQDTDLVVVGTRGRGGFTGPLLGSVSLKVAAHADRPVAVVRGHTERAASGGIVVGCATNATSPPYGSPSPRRTCAGFPPGSCNAWTPLAAVGVVVPQVSQVDQEQRLHARLLNQAARPVAEFPQVHTDIELVLGSPSAALVAASERAGLWCCRAMCPAAGSGCGWGRWCTPSCTMRAAVALVPIG, encoded by the coding sequence GTGAAGGTGAGCCACGGACGTCATGGCACGGTCCTCGTCGGTATCGACGACACACCGCACACCTGGCTGGCCGCGGACTGGGCGGCCACCGAGGCCCGGCTGCGGGGTGCCGCGCTGCGCGTCCTGCATGCCGTCGGCCCCGGCACCGAGGAGGACGAGGAGACCGGCCGGCGGCTGCGCGAGGCGGCCGCGGGCCTCCTGGAGCACGCGCGAGCCCGTACCACGACCTCCCACCCCGGCCTGCGCGTGGACACCGTCCTCGCCCGGGACCATCCCGCCGAGGCTCTTCTCGACGCGTCCCAGGACACCGACCTGGTGGTGGTCGGCACGCGCGGACGGGGCGGCTTCACCGGGCCGCTGCTCGGCTCGGTGAGCCTGAAGGTGGCCGCGCACGCCGACCGCCCGGTGGCCGTCGTCCGGGGGCACACGGAGCGGGCGGCGAGCGGCGGCATCGTGGTCGGGTGCGCGACGAACGCGACGAGCCCGCCGTACGGTTCGCCCTCGCCGAGGCGGACCTGCGCCGGGTTCCCGCCCGGCTCCTGCAACGCCTGGACACCGCTCGCCGCCGTCGGCGTGGTGGTGCCCCAGGTGAGCCAGGTCGACCAGGAACAGCGGCTGCATGCCCGGCTCCTCAACCAGGCCGCCCGTCCCGTCGCCGAGTTCCCGCAGGTCCACACCGACATCGAGCTGGTCCTCGGCTCACCCTCGGCCGCGCTCGTGGCCGCGTCGGAGCGGGCGGGCCTGTGGTGTTGCCGCGCCATGTGCCCGGCGGCCGGTTCGGGCTGCGGCTGGGGACGGTGGTGCACGCCGTCCTGCACCATGCGCGCTGCCGTCGCCCTGGTGCCGATCGGGTAG
- the polX gene encoding DNA polymerase/3'-5' exonuclease PolX, whose amino-acid sequence MARSNDEVAALFQEYADLISITGGDAYRARVYEKAARSIGGYHADVSTLDLKGLQEIPNVGKSIAEKIVEYFRDGSVTAVEELRAKIPAGVRRLTAIPTLGPKKASVLYEELGISSVEELADALHAERLRDLKGFGPKTEQNILHGIELLKSSGDRVLLDAAADLAEDIVAELSRVTGCRRCTYAGSLRRLRETVGDIDVLAAGAHPAALMRAFTELPYVSEVVARGEKKTSIRTTKGLSVDLRVVPLDSWGAALQYFTGSKAHNIRTRELAVHQKLKLSEYGLFDTETGKKIVSETEEEVYARLGLPWIPPPLREDRGEIEAGLRGELPDLVRETDIRGDLHTHTDLTDGLAPLEEMVAAAAERGYAYYAVTDHGPNLYMQRMTDERMLAQRATVRQLDGVYGRRGRGGGMRLLHGVELNIGPDGEVDWAGEFLAGFDLCVASVHSHFNQGREALTRRLVRACENPYVNIIGHPTTRIIGKRPGLDADLDAVFAACARTGTALEINAHPDRLDLRDEDILRARRHGVRFAVDSDAHATLHLANLRYGVGTAQRGWLSKDDVINTWPPARLRRFLRKGREGGRA is encoded by the coding sequence GTGGCTCGGTCGAACGACGAGGTCGCCGCGCTCTTCCAGGAGTACGCGGACCTCATCTCGATCACCGGAGGAGACGCGTACAGGGCACGTGTCTACGAGAAGGCCGCCCGCTCGATCGGCGGCTACCACGCCGACGTGTCCACCCTCGACCTCAAGGGCCTCCAGGAGATCCCCAACGTCGGCAAGTCCATCGCCGAGAAGATCGTCGAGTACTTCCGCGACGGCAGCGTCACCGCGGTGGAGGAGCTGCGCGCGAAGATCCCGGCCGGAGTCCGGCGGCTGACGGCCATCCCCACGCTCGGCCCGAAGAAGGCCAGCGTCCTCTATGAGGAGCTGGGCATCTCCTCGGTCGAGGAACTCGCCGACGCCCTCCACGCCGAGCGGCTGCGCGACCTGAAGGGCTTCGGGCCGAAGACGGAGCAGAACATCCTGCACGGCATCGAACTGCTGAAGTCCTCCGGCGACCGCGTCCTGCTCGACGCCGCCGCGGACCTGGCCGAGGACATCGTCGCCGAGCTGTCCCGGGTCACCGGCTGCCGGCGCTGCACCTACGCCGGCTCGCTGCGCCGTCTGCGCGAGACCGTCGGCGACATCGACGTCCTCGCCGCGGGCGCGCACCCGGCCGCCCTCATGCGGGCCTTCACGGAGCTGCCGTACGTCTCCGAGGTCGTCGCGCGCGGCGAGAAGAAGACGTCCATCCGCACCACCAAGGGCCTCTCGGTCGACCTGCGCGTCGTCCCCCTGGACTCCTGGGGAGCGGCGCTGCAGTACTTCACCGGCTCCAAGGCGCACAACATCCGCACCCGCGAACTGGCCGTCCACCAGAAGCTCAAGCTCTCCGAGTACGGCCTGTTCGACACCGAGACCGGCAAGAAGATCGTCTCCGAGACCGAGGAGGAGGTGTACGCCCGGCTCGGCCTGCCCTGGATCCCGCCGCCCCTGCGTGAGGACCGCGGCGAGATCGAGGCGGGGCTGCGCGGCGAACTGCCCGACCTCGTGCGGGAGACGGACATCCGGGGCGACCTGCACACCCACACCGACCTCACCGACGGGCTCGCCCCGCTGGAGGAGATGGTCGCAGCGGCCGCCGAGCGCGGCTACGCCTACTACGCCGTCACCGACCACGGGCCCAACCTGTACATGCAGCGCATGACCGACGAGCGGATGCTGGCACAGCGCGCGACCGTACGGCAGCTCGACGGCGTGTACGGCCGCCGGGGCAGAGGTGGCGGCATGCGGCTGCTGCACGGCGTGGAGCTGAACATCGGCCCCGACGGCGAGGTGGACTGGGCCGGGGAGTTCCTGGCCGGGTTCGACCTGTGCGTGGCGTCGGTGCACTCTCACTTCAACCAGGGGCGCGAGGCGCTCACCCGGCGCCTGGTGCGGGCCTGCGAGAACCCGTATGTGAACATCATCGGCCATCCCACCACCCGCATCATCGGCAAGCGGCCGGGACTGGACGCCGACCTCGACGCCGTCTTCGCCGCCTGCGCGCGCACCGGGACGGCCCTGGAGATCAACGCCCACCCCGACCGGCTCGATCTGCGCGACGAGGACATCCTGCGGGCCAGACGGCACGGGGTGCGGTTCGCCGTCGACAGCGACGCCCACGCCACGCTGCACCTGGCCAACCTGCGCTACGGCGTCGGCACCGCCCAGCGCGGCTGGCTCAGCAAGGACGACGTGATCAACACCTGGCCGCCGGCGCGGCTGCGGCGGTTCCTGCGCAAGGGACGTGAAGGAGGCCGGGCGTGA